In Triticum urartu cultivar G1812 chromosome 6, Tu2.1, whole genome shotgun sequence, the following proteins share a genomic window:
- the LOC125515433 gene encoding disease resistance protein Pik-2-like, which translates to MEAVSASHGVLGPLLMKLTGLLAGECARLKGVRREIRSLKAELTGMHAAVHKYTMLQDPDVQVKAWISLVRELTYDIEDVIDKFIHQLGDGGHHQVGFKEFFHKTARRLKTLGSRSGIANKIDNLKIRLKEVKDLKSSYKLDEIPCCPFEHSAVDPRLSALLVDEAHLVGIDGPKDDLASWMLEDESSSTKHHRVLSIVGFGGLGKTTLAREVYRKIQGHFHCQAFVSVSQKPNVKKIMKDLISQLPCKEDFAKGIDTWDEAKCIVKIKELLQDKRYLIVIDDIWSISAWNAIKYAFPENDFSSRIIATTRIVDVARSCCLDGNGRMYEIEALSDLHSKILFFKRIFGSEDRCPDVLKQISNKILKKCGGLPLAIISISSLLATKPVVKDEWERVRRSIGSALDKNRSLDGMNNILSLSYNDLSPNLKTCLLYLSIYPEDYVIERDILVRRWIAEGFISEERGQSKQEVAENHFYELINKSMVQPIEIGYDGKARACQVHDMMLELIISKSVEDNFISLAGHGQTDLAKRDGLIRRLSVQHIDQDLASILANENLSHVRSLTVIASTCIKHLPRLVQFEALRVVEFQDCENLHDYDMNGVDKLVQLKYLSFRGTDMSKLPSGIVKLYGLETLDIRDTQIEELPTGIIQLVKLQHLLTARYPGPHGEMKLPNGIGNMRNLQAISGFNIIKSPLHAVEELGNLNRLKELHLQLDGGGYQEYKRHEEMLFSSLCKLVTCKLQSLWIYSPDSTPIQFLDSWSPLPYNLQTFWMTSSYYLPKMPKWIVPALTSLSKLNINLIEATEEDLRMLGEMPALLCVSITFNTFQNERLTIQGIAFPCLKELYLICWESAIYLTFEEGALPKLEKLVVPFFVSVAEDYGFYLGLGHLPCLRDAMFTLCNYVGTSSVSCSAASAAIRNEANCHPNRPKLSIRDRVGRKLH; encoded by the exons ATGGAGGCGGTGAGTGCTTCGCACGGTGTGTTGGGTCCCCTGTTGATGAAGCTCACCGGTTTGCTTGCCGGTGAGTGCGCCCGCCTGAAAGGCGTCCGCCGTGAGATCCGCTCGCTCAAAGCTGAGCTGACCGGCATGCATGCCGCGGTCCACAAGTACACGATGTTGCAAGATCCCGACGTCCAGGTGAAGGCGTGGATATCCCTTGTGAGGGAGCTGACCTACGATATTGAGGATGTCATAGACAAGTTCATCCACCAGCTCGGTGATGGCGGTCATCACCAGGTTGGCTTCAAGGAGTTCTTCCACAAGACTGCTCGCCGGCTCAAGACGTTGGGCTCTCGTAGTGGAATTGCCAACAAGATCGACAATCTGAAAATTCGTCTCAAGGAGGTAAAAGATTTGAAGAGTAGTTACAAGCTGGATGAAATTCCCTGCTGCCCCTTTGAACATTCAGCCGTGGATCCCCGCTTGTCTGCTCTTCTTGTTGACGAAGCGCACCTTGTGGGCATTGATGGTCCAAAAGATGATCTTGCTAGTTGGATGCTGGAAGATGAAAGTAGCTCAACCAAGCATCACAGGGTGCTGTCCATTGTTGGCTTTGGTGGGTTGGGAAAAACAACACTGGCAAGGGAGGTCTACCGCAAGATCCAAGGGCATTTTCATTGTCAAGCTTTTGTCTCTGTCTCGCAAAAACCTAATGTAAAGAAAATTATGAAGGATTTAATCTCCCAATTGCCTTGCAAGGAAGATTTTGCGAAAGGAATCGACACTTGGGATGAAGCGAAATGTATTGTGAAGATAAAAGAACTCCTACAAGATAAGAG GTATCTCATCGTTATTGATGATATATGGTCGATATCAGCATGGAACGCTATCAAGTATGCTTTCCCAGAGAATGATTTTTCCAGCAGAATTATAGCTACTACACGCATTGTTGATGTAGCAAGATCATGTTGCCTAGATGGTAATGGTCGCATGTATGAAATAGAAGCCCTAAGTGATCTGCACTCTAAAATATTGTTTTTCAAAAGAATATTTGGTTCGGAGGACCGTTGCCCTGACGTGCTAAAACAAATTTCGAACAAAATACTGAAGAAATGTGGAGGCCTCCCATTGGCAATTATCAGTATATCAAGTTTATTGGCAACGAAGCCAGTGGTCAAAGATGAGTGGGAGAGGGTCAGAAGGTCTATTGGTTCTGCATTGGACAAAAACCGAAGCTTAGATGGAATGAATAACATATTATCCCTTAGTTACAATGATCTTTCACCCAATCTCAAGACCTGCTTGTTATATTTAAGTATATATCCTGAGGATTATGTGATTGAGAGAGATATTTTAGTGAGGCGATGGATAGCAGAAGGCTTCATCTCTGAAGAGCGCGGACAAAGCAAGCAAGAGGTTGCCGAGAACCACTTCTATGAGCTAATAAACAAAAGTATGGTCCAGCCAATTGAAATTGGCTATGATGGAAAGGCTCGTGCTTGTCAAGTCCATGACATGATGCTTGAGCTCATTATTTCAAAATCGGTTGAAGATAATTTCATCTCTTTGGCAGGCCATGGTCAAACTGATTTGGCAAAGCGTGATGGTCTTATTCGGCGACTATCAGTCCAGCATATTGACCAAGATCTTGCATCCATATTGGCAAATGAAAATCTAAGCCATGTACGATCTCTGACAGTGATAGCATCAACTTGCATCAAACACTTGCCTAGACTTGTTCAGTTTGAAGCTTTGCGTGTAGTAGAATTTCAAGATTGTGAGAATCTACACGATTACGATATGAACGGTGTAGATAAGCTAGTCCAGCTGAAGTACCTGAGCTTTAGGGGCACTGACATGTCGAAGCTACCATCAGGAATTGTGAAGCTATATGGTCTAGAGACGCTAGATATTAGAGATACACAGATAGAAGAATTGCCCACTGGAATTATTCAGCTTGTTAAGCTACAACATCTACTCACTGCAAGATATCCCGGTCCTCACGGTGAAATGAAGTTACCAAATGGGATTGGAAATATGAGGAATTTACAGGCGATCTCGGGATTTAATATTATCAAGAGTCCATTACATGCAGTCGAGGAATTGGGGAATCTAAATCGTTTGAAAGAACTCCATCTACAGTTGGATGGTGGAGGATATCAGGAATACAAGAGACATGAAGAGATGTTATTCTCCTCACTGTGCAAGCTTGTCACTTGCAAACTCCAGTCTTTATGGATATACTCTCCGGATTCAACACCCATCCAGTTCTTAGATTCTTGGTCCCCTCTTCCATATAACCTCCAAACATTTTGGATGACCAGTAGCTACTATTTACCAAAGATGCCAAAGTGGATTGTACCAGCACTCACCAGTCTCTCAAAGCTGAACATTAATTTGATTGAAGCAACAGAGGAGGATCTGCGGATGCTGGGAGAGATGCCGGCCTTACTTTGTGTGAGTATAACATTCAATACCTTCCAAAACGAAAGGCTTACCATACAAGGCATTGCATTTCCGTGTTTGAAGGAATTATACCTTATCTGCTGGGAAAGTGCAATTTACTTGACGTTTGAAGAAGGAGCACTGCCAAAGCTGGAGAAGCTTGTGGTGCCGTTTTTTGTTTCAGTGGCAGAAGATTATGGGTTCTACTTGGGTCTTGGCCACCTCCCATGTCTCAGAGATGCCATGTTTACTCTTTGCAATTATGTAGGCACATCTTCCGTTAGCTGCTCTGCTGCATCTGCTGCTATAAGGAACGAGGCAAATTGCCATCCCAATCGTCCCAAGTTATCTATCCGGGACCGAGTTGGAAGAAAGCTGCATTGA